A stretch of DNA from Cryptomeria japonica chromosome 4, Sugi_1.0, whole genome shotgun sequence:
GTTCCCCAACACTAGTAAAGGGAGAGCCATCTAGGAATGTATTGGCATCTTTTTTCTCTCTAATCTCTTCATTTTCTACGAACGTCATGGCCCCTTTTGCTTCTAATTCCTTATGCCAATTTTTAATAGCTTcaaattttatttctaaaattatTTGTCTCATCTTGTCTAAGACCAATTCCTAGGAATTGTTCTTATGTTCATGATTGGAATTAGACGTAGATAATTAATTATATGATCTATTTACATTTCCATGACAACCCTTCTCAGGAGTGGTCTTAGGATTAGGTCAGAATAACCTGATCAACATCTATAGGGGACAATCTTCTCCCTATCACAAAATCAACACCTCCATCAGAACtattatttttaattccttcaTTGTTAAGCTACTTTTTATTAGCATCTATATTTTTGGTGTGAAACTTAAGGTTACCCATATTTCTATTGAAGTTAGGGCAATTTTTTCTTTGGTGTCCTTTTTTGCACAAAAAGCGGGCATTCAATCCCAAAACCTCTAATCTATAGGTTATCAGATTGTCACTTGAAAATCAACCCCAATTACCTCAAGAATATCATTACCAGGTTGCAAGGACACCAACAATATAGAATCCATATGGAGGAGAATCATTCTAGTTTCTTCCACTTTAAGAACTTTTTGTATGGAGGATagaagttgtggaaagaaagaccAGAGTTGAGGAGGGACATTCTTCACTATAACCCATCTTAGAGTTGAAAAATCCAACACTCCCTCATTTAATGCATTATAGGATTAGGCAAGAGCCCTAAAAATTGAACTTCCAAATGAATATGGTAAAATTTCACACACACAAGTTTAAACCACAAATTTGTAGAGAATCCTAATTACATCATATTCTTGTATCATCATCCTATACATATTACATTCATGGACCTATTGTCTTGAATCTGAGTTCATAGTCATTAAATTAGTCTGCCTAGCTTGGCTTGACCAAATGAAGATAAAACATTTCTTGGTAAGCTCATAAATGATGTCTCTCAACACCACCACACATCAAACATAAGTATGTATAATGAGCTATGGCACATTTGCAATAGTTAGAAATTATCTACCATTACATTTTCATTGacatgtccaattttatcattagCCTCCCTTTCAAAATTGTAAAAATTAATTTCACAAAACATATTAATGAACTTATTTCTATCGTTTCTCCATCCAAATGTTAACTTAATATCAAATTTAATTTatctaaatttttaaattcaactcTATGGTAAGAATGGTGTTATTCCATTACAACAAGAAAAGGGAGAAATGTTCTTAATAGTCAAAAATTCCATAAGTAATAATTAGATAGCGATCTAAAAACTGCCCTAACAACTAGTATGATCATTTTTTATGTCTCCTTAGACTTTTTCTATCGTGGTTGTTACCCACTTCGACCAGATGATAGTTAGGAAACGACCAAACAATGTATGAAGAAACAATGCACTGCCAAATGATGGCAACCTTTCAACCTATTCTGTTGGAATTTGACTGCTACAATTGTGTAGGCTCTGGAATCCTTCCTCCTTGTTTAGCATATATAATTAAGGCAAAATACATGTGAAAGTACATCTGAGACTTACAGAGGAGAAAGAAAACTGATGGGTATGGAAGCTGAGCTTGATATTGAACATGATGATAAGGAAGAGTGGGTAAAAGATGGTTCAGTAGACCTCAAGGGAGCTCCTGTTTCCTATTCTGCAACTGGACGTTGGCCTGCTGCCTTCTTCATCATGggtacttttttcttttctttctcaataTATCACTAGCACTAAGAAAACTCATCAAGATTAGTTAATGTTTTTTACTGAAATTTTTGCAAACACTGCAGCTTCTGCATCTTGCATGTCTATACAGTATACTTATCATTTAAATCAAATCAAGTTCGTGCCATGCAGATGGTATATACATAATGGTTGGCTCAAGACTTCCTTTGATAAATTTGTGAAAAAAAGTTCAAGGGAAGGAAATTTTCAAAAAAGTAACTTTTAGCCCTTTCTCTGTATTTGAAAGatttagttttaattttaaaaggTTTTATGATCCAACCATTACtcaatcaatcttgtcatttaattgaaaaaaaaaaaaaaaaaacttaaagaaAATTTTGATCTTAAAATCATtactttaaatttttaaattcatataTTTCAATCTAAAAAATCAGTGTGATTTATCTTGTAATTTTAATCACATATAcattatttcttaattttttaattctttaatttcatAAACAGTTGAAAATTGTCCATAATAATatgattttgaatgcaatgatattttaatgataattttttttttaaataatttttgaaattttaatctTCCTAATTAATAATTTCCTTTTTctcaaatttaataaataaagtTGGTACAGATAAAATATTAAAACTCTACTCATGAAACTGGAAATAGATCTAACACTAAACCAACTTGCCCTAACCTCCTAGGCTGCTTAAATCACACACTGAACTTTGACTTCTAAATTTAAAAATGTTAACACTCAGAATTAACTGACATTCTTTAgacttaatatattgcttaatgtgtgtgatttaaagcTGGCCTTCCTTACCACCCAAGTCTTCTTATTGAATTCTTCTTTTTATCTATCACCCTGAATTGCCATTATTAATGCTTCATACTGCATAAGCCCGTATTTTTAAGTTAgcttctttttatttcttttttcatttgcCAAGTAATAGTTGTAACTAGAATCAATTCTGATCTTGTGGTGTTTGTCCACAATGCAGTGGTTGAAATGGGTGAGAGATTGACATACTTCACAATAGCAGCAAGCCTGTTCACATACCTAACAGATGTGATGCACCAGGGTGTTTCAACATCTGCTGAAAATGTAAACATATGGTCTGGTGTAACAACCATTGTTCCCCTAATAGGGGGCTTCCTCAGTGATGCCTATGTGGGACGCTACAAGATGATCATTATTTCCTCACTTGTCTATCTTCCAGGCTTAGCATTCTTGATAGTCTCGGTATCACTCTCTTCTCTCAGGCCTCCTACTAACACCAACAATCATGCCACAGGCACTCAAATGGCAGTTTTGTACGCATCGCTTTATATGATATCTTTTGGGTCTGGTGCAATGAAGCCATCTCTGCAGTCATTTGCAGCAGATCAGTTTGATTACCAACATCCAAAGGAAAGCAAGCAACAAATCTCCTTCTTTAACTGGTACTACTTTTGTCTCATGTTTGCCATTCTCATGACCAATACAGTGATTGTGTATGTTCAAGGGAATGTGAGTTGGGGAGCAGGATTTGGCATCGTGGCATCTGCGAGTTTGATATCTATACTCATATTCTTATGTGGGACACCCAAGTATAGACATAGAGTTCCTGTTGGGAGCCCAATCACTCGCATTGCTCAGGTCTGTAATTATTCTAAAATAATATCTCATGAAACCCCTCTTCCTATTACTATTACTTTGGAATAAAATCAAATCATTTTTAGATTAACATATTGAAGGTATCAATCTTAAactacacactaagcaacatattaagtttagagaatgtcagtcagttctgaatgtttaacactttaaAACTTAGAAATCAAAGCTTAATGTACATGATTTAAACCATCCAATCTATTTCGGATACAATTTTAACCTCatctattattattatattaagacTTTACACTCAACAGCACTTAATCTCTCAACCATTTAACTTCACCAAAGATTGACTGCTTGCATTGTTTGAATGGGTTTTATAAAAAAGACCCAGTTTATGGTTATAGTTGAAAAACTCCAGTCAGATAACTAATTAATTGATTCTGGACTATACTGACTTGCTTCCTGTGAGCAGGTTTTAGTTGCAGCTTTTAGAAACCGGCATTTGCAGGTAAAACTGGGTCATAGCCACACAGGTGACTTCAAATGTCTAGAGAAGGCAGCCATAGGAGAAGAACTAGAGCATGGGAGAAATAATCCTTGGAAGACCTGCACAGGGGAACAAGTAGAAGAAGTGAAACAACTAGCAAGAATGGTACCAGTATGGCTCACAGTGATCATCTACTCAACCATTCTCCAACAAGGCGGCACATTCTTCGTGAAGCAGAGCAGCACAATGGACAGGAGCCTTGGCCCCCACTTCCACATACCACCTGCTTCCACCCTAGCCGTAGTAATCATAAGCACAATGATTACAGTGGGCGCATATGACCGCATGCTGGTCCCAATTGCAGCAAGGATAACTGGCATGAAACGAGGCATAACTATTCTTCAGAGAATCGGTGTAGGATTTGTGTTTTCAATCGTGGCAACAATAACAGCAGCACTGGTGGAAGCGAGGCGCTTGAAGATCGCACAAGACCACGGTCTCATGCACAAACCGCAAGCTGTGGTTCCCATGAGTGCCTTTTGGCTTTCTGTGCCTAATGTGGGGATGGGGATTGCAGATGCTTTTGCCCTTGTGGGTTTGCAGGAGTTCTTCTATGGACAAGTTCCTGACACCATGAGGAGCCTTGGTCTTGCCTGCCTTTTGACAGCCATTGGCATCGGGAGCTTCGTTAGTAGTCTTATTATTCACATTGTTAATGGTGTTACTGGAAAGATGGGTCACAAGTGGCTGAAGGATAATCTCAATACAAGTCGACTGGATAATTTTTACTGGTTGTTGGTTGCTTTGAATTCCCTCAATCTGTTGGCTTTTGTATTCATTGCACGGAGATACAAGTATAAGAGCCGCCCACAAGATGAGACTTTGGTGGCTAAAGTTGCAGAAAGCTTTAGTGAGGAGGGATTGGCATTGACGTGAGTTTGTTATAGATGTGTAACAGAGCTTATGGTAGCAATTGTGTACGTTTAGTATTTATCTATACTATTCTATGGGTAGTTTTTATCTCTGATCTATTattattaggatagtgttaagaatTGAGTATGTGTTTAAATATTGTCTTTTAACTTATCAGTGAACAATGTTTGCTGGACATCTTGAAATAGCAAGATTTTTTTATCTGGTTGAATAACTAAATCAATTGGTAATGACTGCTTTTAATATATAAGTTATCAAAACGTATTACTTTCCAATGTTTCATTAAGCTATATTTGTTATCATTTTGTTTCTTGATATGTTATGAAGTAAGCTTAAATAAGACATTAAATTTGACTTGTTCAGGTGGCTCATCTAAAATCAAATCCGCTTTTCTAATAGCATCCACCTATTAGTATGACTAGAGAAGAACCATGTAAACAAGTCAAAACTTAAGAGCATGTTGTTCAAATCAAACTCGTTAAAAAAGATTTTAAAGAACTGCTACTTTATTGTTGCTTGAATGTATTGGTTATGTCACATGTTGGTCTGCTTGTGCTTTATGACAAGCTGTAAGAAGGGACATCGTGCACAACAACACCTTGATTCTATCACCCAAATCATGGGTTTATCAAAAATGATTACTTTTCAATGTTTTATCAAGATATATTTGTTATCGTTATTTTTCTTAATATGACACTGTTTCAAATTTTGACTTGTTTAGATAATTGTCATctattaatataattttatatgaactatttaaacaaatcaaaatttaaaatatacaatttaaattaaacacataaatTTATTTGAAAAAGTTACTATTGCCACATATTGGTCTGCTTGTGCTTTATGAGAAGCTGCAAGGAGTGACATCATGCGCCAGGGCcagcaaagaaagcaaataaaattCATCTTAGATTCACAGGCATGCTAACAAATTTGAATGGTATCGTTCAGTAAATTTTCCTGTTTGCCATAAGATGGTTCATGCTAAGGATGTTGATCATGTGCAACAGTTATGATATCTGATTTTGATCTTAGAGAATGATAAAAGCATAAGAATTCACAATACTCTTTTAACAAGAGAAGAGAGAATTCTGCACAAATGTTCAAGATACAAAGAGAGTGTGGAGATATTATTAAGCCTAAAACGCTTGTCACTTTACATAGCATGTTTCTGGTTGCCCTTGCATCATTTCAATTATTTGGATAGTAGCAATGAATAAACTGCCTCCGTTCAAGAATATATTTGGGGGACGGTTCAGTTAAGCAGTAACTACTAGTTCTTAACCTAGTTCAAGTATAACCTCTCAAAAGATCAGTACATGTGTAAGTAAGCATCTTAGGATTTTTATTGCTTTTGCCTCCTAAGTTTGATTTACAGGGAACAAGAGCGTAGCATCAGATAATCTTACTTTGATTTCCTTTGGGTTTAAATCTTACTGGTCATGGTGTGTGGCACATTTtacaattattaaat
This window harbors:
- the LOC131028654 gene encoding protein NRT1/ PTR FAMILY 5.4 isoform X2; protein product: MGERLTYFTIAASLFTYLTDVMHQGVSTSAENVNIWSGVTTIVPLIGGFLSDAYVGRYKMIIISSLVYLPGLAFLIVSVSLSSLRPPTNTNNHATGTQMAVLYASLYMISFGSGAMKPSLQSFAADQFDYQHPKESKQQISFFNWYYFCLMFAILMTNTVIVYVQGNVSWGAGFGIVASASLISILIFLCGTPKYRHRVPVGSPITRIAQVLVAAFRNRHLQVKLGHSHTGDFKCLEKAAIGEELEHGRNNPWKTCTGEQVEEVKQLARMVPVWLTVIIYSTILQQGGTFFVKQSSTMDRSLGPHFHIPPASTLAVVIISTMITVGAYDRMLVPIAARITGMKRGITILQRIGVGFVFSIVATITAALVEARRLKIAQDHGLMHKPQAVVPMSAFWLSVPNVGMGIADAFALVGLQEFFYGQVPDTMRSLGLACLLTAIGIGSFVSSLIIHIVNGVTGKMGHKWLKDNLNTSRLDNFYWLLVALNSLNLLAFVFIARRYKYKSRPQDETLVAKVAESFSEEGLALT
- the LOC131028654 gene encoding protein NRT1/ PTR FAMILY 5.4 isoform X1, whose product is MGMEAELDIEHDDKEEWVKDGSVDLKGAPVSYSATGRWPAAFFIMVVEMGERLTYFTIAASLFTYLTDVMHQGVSTSAENVNIWSGVTTIVPLIGGFLSDAYVGRYKMIIISSLVYLPGLAFLIVSVSLSSLRPPTNTNNHATGTQMAVLYASLYMISFGSGAMKPSLQSFAADQFDYQHPKESKQQISFFNWYYFCLMFAILMTNTVIVYVQGNVSWGAGFGIVASASLISILIFLCGTPKYRHRVPVGSPITRIAQVLVAAFRNRHLQVKLGHSHTGDFKCLEKAAIGEELEHGRNNPWKTCTGEQVEEVKQLARMVPVWLTVIIYSTILQQGGTFFVKQSSTMDRSLGPHFHIPPASTLAVVIISTMITVGAYDRMLVPIAARITGMKRGITILQRIGVGFVFSIVATITAALVEARRLKIAQDHGLMHKPQAVVPMSAFWLSVPNVGMGIADAFALVGLQEFFYGQVPDTMRSLGLACLLTAIGIGSFVSSLIIHIVNGVTGKMGHKWLKDNLNTSRLDNFYWLLVALNSLNLLAFVFIARRYKYKSRPQDETLVAKVAESFSEEGLALT